In Drosophila gunungcola strain Sukarami chromosome 2R unlocalized genomic scaffold, Dgunungcola_SK_2 000020F, whole genome shotgun sequence, a single window of DNA contains:
- the LOC128256515 gene encoding GTP-binding protein Rit2, which produces MAGDMSIGCAALKRSSKLRSCTSAADTDSMRVPSDHRGSENGSSLVKPPPMPPQNMRGGLRVYKIVILGDGGVGKSAVTLQFVSHSFLDYHDPTIEDSYQQQAVIDNEAALLDILDTAGQVEFTAMRDQYMRCGEGFIICYSVTDRHSFQEASEYRKLITRVRLSEDIPLVLIANKVDLESQRRVTTEEGKNLANQFGCPFFETSAALRHYIDEAFYTLVREIRRKEMQKALGTDSNSEKIHTGRRSRWWRIRSIFALVFRRRRNLN; this is translated from the exons ATGGCCGGCGACATGTCCATCGGCTGTGCAGCGCTGAAGCGATCCAGCAAGCTGAGGTCCTGCACTAGTGCCGCCGACACGGACTCGATGCGGGTGCCCAGTGACCACAGGGGCAGCGAAAACGGGAGCAGCCTGGTGAAGCCGCCTCCGATGCCGCCGCAGAATATGCGTGGCGGTCTGCGGGTCTACAAGATTGTCATCCTCGGCGACGGAGGCGTGGGAAAGTCAG CTGTCACCCTTCAGTTCGTGAGCCACAGTTTCCTGGACTACCACGACCCCACAATTG AGGACTCCTACCAGCAACAGGCGGTCATCGACAATGAGGCCGCCCTGCTCGACATCCTTGACACCGCCGGCCAGGTGGAGTTCACGGCCATGCGGGACCAATACATGCGTTGCGGCGAAGGTTTCATCATCTGCTACTCGGTCACCGACCGCCACAGCTTCCAGGAGGCCTCCGAGTACCGGAAACTGATCACCCGAGTGCGCCTGTCCGAGGACATTCCGCTGGTTCTGATCGCCAACAAGGTGGACCTGGAGTCGCAGCGCCGCGTCACCACCGAGGAGGGCAAGAATTTGGCCAACCAGTTTGGCTGCCCCTTCTTTGAGACCTCGGCCGCACTGCGTCACTACATCGACGAGGCGTTCTACACGCTGGTCCGCGAAATCCGACGCAAGGAGATGCAGAAGGCCCTGGGCACGGACTCCAACTCGGAGAAGATCCACACGGGTCGCCGGAGCCGCTGGTGGCGCATTCGATCCATCTTTGCTTTAGTGTTTCGGCGCAGGCGAAACCTCAACTAG
- the LOC128256519 gene encoding ras-like GTP-binding protein Rho1 yields MTTIRKKLVIVGDGACGKTCLLIVFSKDQFPEVYVPTVFENYVADIEVDGKQVELALWDTAGQEDYDRLRPLSYPDTDVILMCFSVDSPDSLENIPEKWTPEVKHFCPNVPIILVGNKKDLRNDPNTIRDLAKMKQEPVKPQEGRAMAEKINAFAYLECSAKSKEGVREVFETATRAALQVKKRKKTRCLLL; encoded by the exons ATGACGACGATTCGCAAGAAATTGGTAATTGTCGGCGATGGTGCCTGCGGTAAAACTTGCCTTCTGATTGTCTTCAGCAAAGATCAGTTCCCCGAGGTCTATGTGCCCACCGTGTTCGAGAACTATGTGGCCGACATCGAGGTGGATGGCAAACAG GTGGAGCTGGCACTGTGGGATACGGCCGGGCAGGAGGACTACGACAGACTACGACCGCTGAGTTATCCCGACACTGACGTCATACTGATGTGTTTCTCAGTGGATTCACCCGATTCGCTAGAAAATATTCCTGAAAAATGGACCCCAGAG GTCAAACACTTTTGTCCAAATGTTCCAATCATTTTggtaggcaataagaaagatttgCGAAATGATCCCAACACAATTCGG GATCTAGCAAAAATGAAGCAGGAGCCGGTGAAGCCGCAGGAGGGTCGCGCCATGGCCGAGAAGATTAATGCCTTTGCCTATTTGGAGTGCTCGGCCAAGTCCAAGGAGGGTGTGCGGGAGGTTTTCGAGACGGCAACTAGGGCCGCGTTGCAAGTCAAAAAGAGGAAGAAGACCAGATGCCTTTTGCTCTAA
- the LOC128256495 gene encoding polynucleotide 5'-hydroxyl-kinase NOL9 isoform X2, with protein MIIGKLNSQMLKEMQLSFQLTEERELASGRRKPGKPMPTPVAFKPKTIAKTFSAPAETLAPKKEHVVMETPPKSNKSKGKAAQKRPVAPEESKLQSSPSIKKPKRDDTSPAKNSKVKSKSIAAQKDKVAKAPLTTEKQIDSGLKNHKKGSKQQAIKVPKKSETNPAKSKVNSTTKTKGFKVTNVQVISDKSKTPRKGGESRINSQKGQKSKAWVLEIPKKNESLDAVDGHSEKDLEAFDIENYDMDSMNSEDDWAEEGDDSMEIDSEVDEHFFKKPKIFKVKSKGDQNNILDLPAPFEESLESHAHLLQGDGKGVVRKIEVFENALAEFDSDDEDYEPQESDDFVSEEFDSEDSGSDEDLDSEDCEDFDSDEDFDSEDSDSDDFDSDIFDSDDLDSTYEPPDIDGFFDDPPLGLQKEPLIIEEIFDDPSVDESQKELVRYKSKANKNVKESTVVEEIVKDLTVVNEIVEDSTVVEEIVEDPTVVDEIVEESINEVSSNTIGEPEVPMEIEDNADNVTPDKEPVSQPSETPFYRNPQANPTEHSVFENSLKSNHVLAVIKEDLELYGTLVLTLLSGQLSVNGYRARRQEPLTIYSPKGLNWVAISPSKTKKPAKDEVNWEELNKNFSRAQLDRIQGCFQKQTNAIVLLQQNTGAQRLVENFGKHMAQNLFPLINSSNRPFHQSESLLHCLIQSSDLSRTLQVPQVWNKLKMQATSRILIAGGKGVGKSSLLRYLINRNLGQFPSLLLIDLDIGQPEIFVPQTVSCILIDEPLLGPGFLFNKQPDHAYVVGHTNIVLCAEQYARAVIQLIQNVQKDAKYANIPWLINTMGYNKGFGTELMALLVDRIRPTDLVQIASPVPINNFDSPLEWSSLSQLKPIIYTSDEFRVKDVPKYTLHKLLSAVPPKERGTWSLSAKDMRYSNLLARLSSCLTGNAKSLTDCQPLGVSLESLKILHSTSEDYSSEELIHGMEGNVVYLCNQGAGLPQCLGIGVVRAIDYKRKQLFLVPAMPSQRMSLVDCLILGGELTLPQGYFKDQGQMVASSVPFVFILDDSKSSKSIQQIYHRTPAFLGVPVNQRN; from the exons ATGATAATTGGCAAGCTAAACTCGCAGATGCTGAAAGAAATGCAGCTTAGTTTCCAGCTCACCGAGGAGCGAGAACTGGCCTCCGGTCGCCGCAAGCCTGGAAAACCGATGCCCACACCTGTGGCTTTCAAGCCGAAGACGATTGCAAAGACTTTCAGTGCTCCCGCAGAGACTTTGGCACCCAAGAAAGAACATGTTGTGATGGAGACCCCACCAAAATCCAATAAATCAAAAGGAAAGGCCGCCCAAAAACGACCTGTTGCCCCTGAGGAATCAAAGCTACAGAGTTCACCGTCCATAAAAAAGCCTAAAAGGGATGATACTTCTCCAGCAAAGAACTCCAAAGTTAAATCCAAATCAATTGCTGCTCAAAAAGACAAAGTTGCCAAGGCACCTCTTACCACAGAAAAACAAATCGATTCCGGGcttaaaaatcacaaaaaaggCTCAAAGCAACAGGCTATTAAGGTTCCTAAGAAAAGTG aAACAAATCCTGCGAAGTCTAAAGTAAACTCCAcaaccaaaacaaaaggtTTTAAAGTCACCAATGTGCAAGTTATATCTGATAAATCCAAAACTCCTCGAAAAGGAGGTGAAAGCAGAATAAATAGTCAAAAAGGACAAAAATCAAAGGCGTGGGTCCTGGaaatacctaaaaaaaatg AATCCTTGGACGCTGTTGATGGCCATTCCGAAAAAGATTTGGAAGCATTTGACATAGAGAATTATGATATGGATTCGATGAATTCAGAGGACGATTGGGCTGAAGAAGGGGATGATTCCATGGAAATAg ATTCGGAAGTGGACGagcattttttcaaaaagccAAAGATTTTCAAAGTCAAATCCAAAGGCGATCAAAACAATATTCTTGACTTACCTGCTCCATTTGAGGAATCATTAgagagccacgcccacttatTGCAAGGTGATGGCAAGGGGGTAGTTCGAAAAATTGAGGTCTTTGAGAATGCACTGGCGGAATTTGACAGCGACGATGAAGATTACGAACCACAAGAAAGCGATGATTTCGTGTCTGAAGAATTCGACAGCGAAGATTCTGGCAGTGATGAAGATTTGGACAGCGAAGACTGCGAAGACTTTGACAGTGATGAAGATTTCGACAGTGAAGATAGTGACAGTGATGATTTCGACAGCGATATTTTCGACAGTGACGACCTTGATTCCACCTATGAACCACCTGATATCGATGGATTCTTTGATGATCCACCTTTGGGATTACAAAAAGAACCGCTAATTATAGAAGAAATCTTTGATGATCCATCTGTTGATGAAAGCCAAAAAGAGCTGGTTAGGTACAAATCTAAGGCAAATAAGAATGTTAAAGAGTCTACAGTAGTGGAGGAGATTGTAAAAGATTTAACCGTAGTGAATGAGATTGTAGAAGATTCCACAGTAGTGGAGGAAATTGTAGAAGATCCAACTGTAGTAGATGAGATTGTAGAAGAATCTATTAATGAGGTGTCTAGTAATACAATAGGAGAGCCTGAAGTTCCTATGGAAATCGAAGATAATGCTGACAATGTAACACCCGACAAGGAGCCAGTTTCCCAACCTAGTGAGACACCATTCTATAGGAATCCTCAAGCTAATCCCACAGAACACAGCGTCTTCGAGAACAGTCTGAAGAGCAACCATGTGCTGGCCGTGATTAAAGAAGACCTCGAGCTGTATGGCACACTGGTGCTCACCCTGCTAAGTGGCCAGTTATCAGTGAATGGCTACAGAGCTCGCAGGCAGGAGCCCCTCACCATTTACTCACCGAAAGGCCTCAACTGGGTTGCCATCTCACCCAGCAAGACCAAAAAACCAGCCAAAGATGAAGTGAATTGGGAAGAACTGAACAAGAATTTCAGCCGCGCCCAGCTGGACAGGATTCAGGGCTGCTTTCAGAAACAGACAAATGCAATAGTGCTATTGCAGCAAAACACTGGAGCACAGCGACTCGTCGAGAACTTTGGCAAGCACATGGCGCAGAACTTGTTCCCACTAATAAACTCCTCCAATCGTCCGTTCCACCAAAGTGAGTCCTTGCTGCACTGCCTCATTCAATCCTCCGATCTGAGTCGCACTCTGCAGGTGCCGCAGGTGTGGAATAAGCTGAAAATGCAGGCCACAAGTCGAATATTGATAGCAGGTGGTAAGGGCGTTGGAAAGTCCAGTTTGCTGCGCTACCTCATCAACCGAAATCTGGGCCAGTTTCCATCTCTCCTGCTCATCGATTTGGACATTGGCCAGCCGGAAATCTTTGTGCCCCAGACGGTTTCGTGCATCCTTATTGATGAGCCTCTTTTGGGGCCTGGATTCCTGTTTAACAAGCAACCAGATCATGCTTATGTCGTGGGTCACACCAACATAGTCTTGTGCGCAGAGCAGTATGCCCGAGCTGTCATTCAGCTGATTCAGAACGTCCAGAAGGATGCCAAATATGCGAACATTCCCTGGCTGATCAACACCATGGGTTATAATAAAGGATTTGGCACCGAACTGATGGCCCTGCTGGTGGACCGCATTCGTCCCACGGACCTCGTGCAGATTGCCAGTCCAGTTCCGATTAATAACTTTGATTCTCCCCTCGAGTGGAGCAGTCTGTCGCAGTTGAAACCCATTATCTACACTTCGGATGAGTTTAGAGTGAAGGATGTACCCAAGTACACGCTCCACAAGTTGCTCAGTGCGGTGCCTCCAAAAGAAAGAGGAACTTGGAGCCTGAGTGCCAAGGATATGCGGTACTCCAACCTTTTGGCCCGCCTTAGTTCGTGCCTCACGGGAAATGCCAAATCTCTCACAGACTGTCAGCCACTTGGAGTGTCCCTGGAGTCCCTGAAGATCCTCCATTCCACCAGCGAGGATTACTCAAGCGAGGAACTAATCCATGGCATGGAGGGCAATGTGGTCTATCTGTGTAATCAGGGAGCAGGTCTGCCTCAGTGTTTGGGAATAG GAGTGGTTCGTGCAATCGACTATAAACGGAAGCAGTTGTTCCTGGTGCCGGCAATGCCTTCGCAAAGGATGTCCCTGGTGGATTGCCTCATCCTGGGCGGAGAACTAACCCTTCCGCAGGGCTACTTCAAGGACCAGGGCCAGATGGTGGCCAGCAGTGTGCCCTTCGTGTTCATCCTCGACGACTCGAAATCCTCAAAGAGCATTCAGCAGATCTACCATCGAACGCCAGCCTTTCTGGGCGTGCCAGTCAATCAAAGGAACTGA
- the LOC128256495 gene encoding polynucleotide 5'-hydroxyl-kinase NOL9 isoform X1: MIIGKLNSQMLKEMQLSFQLTEERELASGRRKPGKPMPTPVAFKPKTIAKTFSAPAETLAPKKEHVVMETPPKSNKSKGKAAQKRPVAPEESKLQSSPSIKKPKRDDTSPAKNSKVKSKSIAAQKDKVAKAPLTTEKQIDSGLKNHKKGSKQQAIKVPKKSETNPAKSKVNSTTKTKGFKVTNVQVISDKSKTPRKGGESRINSQKGQKSKAWVLEIPKKNGFVESLDAVDGHSEKDLEAFDIENYDMDSMNSEDDWAEEGDDSMEIDSEVDEHFFKKPKIFKVKSKGDQNNILDLPAPFEESLESHAHLLQGDGKGVVRKIEVFENALAEFDSDDEDYEPQESDDFVSEEFDSEDSGSDEDLDSEDCEDFDSDEDFDSEDSDSDDFDSDIFDSDDLDSTYEPPDIDGFFDDPPLGLQKEPLIIEEIFDDPSVDESQKELVRYKSKANKNVKESTVVEEIVKDLTVVNEIVEDSTVVEEIVEDPTVVDEIVEESINEVSSNTIGEPEVPMEIEDNADNVTPDKEPVSQPSETPFYRNPQANPTEHSVFENSLKSNHVLAVIKEDLELYGTLVLTLLSGQLSVNGYRARRQEPLTIYSPKGLNWVAISPSKTKKPAKDEVNWEELNKNFSRAQLDRIQGCFQKQTNAIVLLQQNTGAQRLVENFGKHMAQNLFPLINSSNRPFHQSESLLHCLIQSSDLSRTLQVPQVWNKLKMQATSRILIAGGKGVGKSSLLRYLINRNLGQFPSLLLIDLDIGQPEIFVPQTVSCILIDEPLLGPGFLFNKQPDHAYVVGHTNIVLCAEQYARAVIQLIQNVQKDAKYANIPWLINTMGYNKGFGTELMALLVDRIRPTDLVQIASPVPINNFDSPLEWSSLSQLKPIIYTSDEFRVKDVPKYTLHKLLSAVPPKERGTWSLSAKDMRYSNLLARLSSCLTGNAKSLTDCQPLGVSLESLKILHSTSEDYSSEELIHGMEGNVVYLCNQGAGLPQCLGIGVVRAIDYKRKQLFLVPAMPSQRMSLVDCLILGGELTLPQGYFKDQGQMVASSVPFVFILDDSKSSKSIQQIYHRTPAFLGVPVNQRN; this comes from the exons ATGATAATTGGCAAGCTAAACTCGCAGATGCTGAAAGAAATGCAGCTTAGTTTCCAGCTCACCGAGGAGCGAGAACTGGCCTCCGGTCGCCGCAAGCCTGGAAAACCGATGCCCACACCTGTGGCTTTCAAGCCGAAGACGATTGCAAAGACTTTCAGTGCTCCCGCAGAGACTTTGGCACCCAAGAAAGAACATGTTGTGATGGAGACCCCACCAAAATCCAATAAATCAAAAGGAAAGGCCGCCCAAAAACGACCTGTTGCCCCTGAGGAATCAAAGCTACAGAGTTCACCGTCCATAAAAAAGCCTAAAAGGGATGATACTTCTCCAGCAAAGAACTCCAAAGTTAAATCCAAATCAATTGCTGCTCAAAAAGACAAAGTTGCCAAGGCACCTCTTACCACAGAAAAACAAATCGATTCCGGGcttaaaaatcacaaaaaaggCTCAAAGCAACAGGCTATTAAGGTTCCTAAGAAAAGTG aAACAAATCCTGCGAAGTCTAAAGTAAACTCCAcaaccaaaacaaaaggtTTTAAAGTCACCAATGTGCAAGTTATATCTGATAAATCCAAAACTCCTCGAAAAGGAGGTGAAAGCAGAATAAATAGTCAAAAAGGACAAAAATCAAAGGCGTGGGTCCTGGaaatacctaaaaaaaatg GCTTTGTAGAATCCTTGGACGCTGTTGATGGCCATTCCGAAAAAGATTTGGAAGCATTTGACATAGAGAATTATGATATGGATTCGATGAATTCAGAGGACGATTGGGCTGAAGAAGGGGATGATTCCATGGAAATAg ATTCGGAAGTGGACGagcattttttcaaaaagccAAAGATTTTCAAAGTCAAATCCAAAGGCGATCAAAACAATATTCTTGACTTACCTGCTCCATTTGAGGAATCATTAgagagccacgcccacttatTGCAAGGTGATGGCAAGGGGGTAGTTCGAAAAATTGAGGTCTTTGAGAATGCACTGGCGGAATTTGACAGCGACGATGAAGATTACGAACCACAAGAAAGCGATGATTTCGTGTCTGAAGAATTCGACAGCGAAGATTCTGGCAGTGATGAAGATTTGGACAGCGAAGACTGCGAAGACTTTGACAGTGATGAAGATTTCGACAGTGAAGATAGTGACAGTGATGATTTCGACAGCGATATTTTCGACAGTGACGACCTTGATTCCACCTATGAACCACCTGATATCGATGGATTCTTTGATGATCCACCTTTGGGATTACAAAAAGAACCGCTAATTATAGAAGAAATCTTTGATGATCCATCTGTTGATGAAAGCCAAAAAGAGCTGGTTAGGTACAAATCTAAGGCAAATAAGAATGTTAAAGAGTCTACAGTAGTGGAGGAGATTGTAAAAGATTTAACCGTAGTGAATGAGATTGTAGAAGATTCCACAGTAGTGGAGGAAATTGTAGAAGATCCAACTGTAGTAGATGAGATTGTAGAAGAATCTATTAATGAGGTGTCTAGTAATACAATAGGAGAGCCTGAAGTTCCTATGGAAATCGAAGATAATGCTGACAATGTAACACCCGACAAGGAGCCAGTTTCCCAACCTAGTGAGACACCATTCTATAGGAATCCTCAAGCTAATCCCACAGAACACAGCGTCTTCGAGAACAGTCTGAAGAGCAACCATGTGCTGGCCGTGATTAAAGAAGACCTCGAGCTGTATGGCACACTGGTGCTCACCCTGCTAAGTGGCCAGTTATCAGTGAATGGCTACAGAGCTCGCAGGCAGGAGCCCCTCACCATTTACTCACCGAAAGGCCTCAACTGGGTTGCCATCTCACCCAGCAAGACCAAAAAACCAGCCAAAGATGAAGTGAATTGGGAAGAACTGAACAAGAATTTCAGCCGCGCCCAGCTGGACAGGATTCAGGGCTGCTTTCAGAAACAGACAAATGCAATAGTGCTATTGCAGCAAAACACTGGAGCACAGCGACTCGTCGAGAACTTTGGCAAGCACATGGCGCAGAACTTGTTCCCACTAATAAACTCCTCCAATCGTCCGTTCCACCAAAGTGAGTCCTTGCTGCACTGCCTCATTCAATCCTCCGATCTGAGTCGCACTCTGCAGGTGCCGCAGGTGTGGAATAAGCTGAAAATGCAGGCCACAAGTCGAATATTGATAGCAGGTGGTAAGGGCGTTGGAAAGTCCAGTTTGCTGCGCTACCTCATCAACCGAAATCTGGGCCAGTTTCCATCTCTCCTGCTCATCGATTTGGACATTGGCCAGCCGGAAATCTTTGTGCCCCAGACGGTTTCGTGCATCCTTATTGATGAGCCTCTTTTGGGGCCTGGATTCCTGTTTAACAAGCAACCAGATCATGCTTATGTCGTGGGTCACACCAACATAGTCTTGTGCGCAGAGCAGTATGCCCGAGCTGTCATTCAGCTGATTCAGAACGTCCAGAAGGATGCCAAATATGCGAACATTCCCTGGCTGATCAACACCATGGGTTATAATAAAGGATTTGGCACCGAACTGATGGCCCTGCTGGTGGACCGCATTCGTCCCACGGACCTCGTGCAGATTGCCAGTCCAGTTCCGATTAATAACTTTGATTCTCCCCTCGAGTGGAGCAGTCTGTCGCAGTTGAAACCCATTATCTACACTTCGGATGAGTTTAGAGTGAAGGATGTACCCAAGTACACGCTCCACAAGTTGCTCAGTGCGGTGCCTCCAAAAGAAAGAGGAACTTGGAGCCTGAGTGCCAAGGATATGCGGTACTCCAACCTTTTGGCCCGCCTTAGTTCGTGCCTCACGGGAAATGCCAAATCTCTCACAGACTGTCAGCCACTTGGAGTGTCCCTGGAGTCCCTGAAGATCCTCCATTCCACCAGCGAGGATTACTCAAGCGAGGAACTAATCCATGGCATGGAGGGCAATGTGGTCTATCTGTGTAATCAGGGAGCAGGTCTGCCTCAGTGTTTGGGAATAG GAGTGGTTCGTGCAATCGACTATAAACGGAAGCAGTTGTTCCTGGTGCCGGCAATGCCTTCGCAAAGGATGTCCCTGGTGGATTGCCTCATCCTGGGCGGAGAACTAACCCTTCCGCAGGGCTACTTCAAGGACCAGGGCCAGATGGTGGCCAGCAGTGTGCCCTTCGTGTTCATCCTCGACGACTCGAAATCCTCAAAGAGCATTCAGCAGATCTACCATCGAACGCCAGCCTTTCTGGGCGTGCCAGTCAATCAAAGGAACTGA
- the LOC128256522 gene encoding 39S ribosomal protein L34, mitochondrial, with translation MLQTIIQRTCLAVVNTAQSIIVREKHAFNRAVLKPKVRCHFPKPMEVKRINVHGWDKRMSTPEGRRVLMARILKGRHNLSH, from the exons ATGCTGCAAACAATAATCCAGAG GACCTGCCTGGCAGTTGTCAACACCGCGCAATCTATCATCGTGCGGGAAAAGCATGCTTTTAATCGGGCAGTGCTGAAACCAAAAGTTCGCTGCCATTTCCCGAAACCCATGGAGGTGAAGAGAATCAATGTCCACGGCTGGGACAAGAGAATGTCCACGCCCGAAGGACGACGCGTGCTGATGGCCAGGATACTCAAGGGCCGCCATAATCTATCCCACTAA